TCATCTTGTCCGCCTTCATCAGAATATCGCCGGTCAACCATGTATGAAAATCGACATATTGCATTTTTGTCACATCGTCATAGTTGCGGGCCCTGTCGTAATAAACGCCCGTGATGTCAAACGGTCTGCGGCCGCCAATCTGTTCCGGTTTGTATGTCACGAACTGTTCCTTCATTCGCTCATCAAAAATAAACGCATTGCCGACAAACCGTTCCTGCACCGTCTTCGAGCCGCGCATCAGGAATGAGCGGCCTTTCATGCCCTCCGGCAAATACTCGGCCATAAGACCCAGCGAACGCCGCATCGACGGCGGAATCCGGTCAAACAATTTAAGCGACAGCGGCTCCCGGTAAATCGTATACCCGCCGAATACCTCATCGGCTCCCTCGCCTGACAGCACCACCGTGATATAGCGGGAGGCCAATTCCGCCACAAAATAAAGGGCAATCGCTGCCGGATCGGCGACCGGTTCGTCCTGGTAATACATCAGCTTAGGCAGTACGTCCAAATATTCTTTCGCGCTAATGATGGTGTCGCGGTGTTCCGTCCCAAGAATGCGGGCCGTTTCCCTGGCGTATTCGACTTCGCTTTGTCCGCCCGCTCCTTCAAAACCGACCGTGAACGTTTTTACCTGTTCCAACTCTTTCAGAAGGGCCACAATGGTACTGGAATCTACGCCGCTGGACAAAAATGCGCCGCGCGGCACATCCGAATTCATATGCGCTTTGACTGAATTGCGCAAAACTTCCCGTGTGCCTTCAATATAGTAGGACAGCGGTTGATCGCCTTCCGTAAATTCAACCTGCCAGTAGCGCTGTATATCGATTTTCCCGTCTTGGATAATCATATAGTGAGCCGCCGGCAATTTCCAAATATCCGCAAACATCGTCATCGGATCAGGCGCATACTGAAATGTCAAATAGTTCCAGAACGACTCCAGGCTCACTTCCCGTTTGACGCCTGGCACCTGCAGCAGACATTTGATTTCCGATCCAAATGCGATGATGTCATCCGTTTCCGTATAGTACAACGGCTTAATGCCAAAATGGTCGCGCGCTACCATCACCCGGTTGTGACGTGAATCCCAGATCGCAAAACCGAACATGCCGCGCAAATCTTTTACGCAGTCCGGCCCCTTTTCTTCATACAGGTGGACAATCGCTTCCGTGTCCGATTCGGTCCGGAACTGATGACCGCGATCGATCAGCCAACGGCGGATTTCCTTGTAATTATATATTTCTCCGTTAAATGTGATCCAAACCGTTCCATCCTCGTTCGAGAGTGGTTGGTGACCTCCTTCCAGATCAATAATGGAAAGGCGACGGAATCCCAAGCCGACAGGACCATCAAAATGAACACCCGTATCGTCCGGTCCACGGTGGACAATCTGATCGGTCATTCGTTCCAAAACAGTTTGCTCGGCAGGACTCCCGTTTTTCGTCACCATGCCACAAATTCCGCACATGTAGAATTGCCTCACTTTCTGAAGTACAAGCTATTTTTTAAGTGTAGCGGGTTTAAGAGACCCCGTCAACGCAAAGGAAATGCAGGATTTGCGAGCAATTCCCGAACTGCTGCGTCAATATCGCCGGACGTCGTGTCAATTTGGATATCTGCCTCGTTGTACAATTCGGCCCGTTCCTTCAAA
The sequence above is a segment of the Effusibacillus dendaii genome. Coding sequences within it:
- the asnB gene encoding asparagine synthase (glutamine-hydrolyzing), which codes for MCGICGMVTKNGSPAEQTVLERMTDQIVHRGPDDTGVHFDGPVGLGFRRLSIIDLEGGHQPLSNEDGTVWITFNGEIYNYKEIRRWLIDRGHQFRTESDTEAIVHLYEEKGPDCVKDLRGMFGFAIWDSRHNRVMVARDHFGIKPLYYTETDDIIAFGSEIKCLLQVPGVKREVSLESFWNYLTFQYAPDPMTMFADIWKLPAAHYMIIQDGKIDIQRYWQVEFTEGDQPLSYYIEGTREVLRNSVKAHMNSDVPRGAFLSSGVDSSTIVALLKELEQVKTFTVGFEGAGGQSEVEYARETARILGTEHRDTIISAKEYLDVLPKLMYYQDEPVADPAAIALYFVAELASRYITVVLSGEGADEVFGGYTIYREPLSLKLFDRIPPSMRRSLGLMAEYLPEGMKGRSFLMRGSKTVQERFVGNAFIFDERMKEQFVTYKPEQIGGRRPFDITGVYYDRARNYDDVTKMQYVDFHTWLTGDILMKADKMTMANSLELRVPFLDKEVFEFASKIPMQYRMMNGTTKYVLREAVKDILPREVAERPKLGFPVPTRKWLKDEFYRWARELIDASAVDHLINKSFVMQLLEDHRNNVRDNSRKVWTILIFMLWHQVYVEQSVKIGSSVSPNVQLRRTYGKQLAGARE